The following proteins come from a genomic window of Miscanthus floridulus cultivar M001 chromosome 2, ASM1932011v1, whole genome shotgun sequence:
- the LOC136539180 gene encoding uncharacterized protein yields the protein MKWGLAAAMASAAAVAAASGAELLACDCDSSAPAAAPAATVGRCDGLVLSRQHHDDEVHEESSSVSRENSHSGGRRGDRFAPRFDGLRFIETLVTAHR from the exons ATGAAGTGGGGGCTGGCAGCCGCCATGGCTTCCGCCGCGGCCGTCGCGGCGGcgtctggcgccgagctcctcgcCTGCGACTGCGACTCGTCTGCCCCGGCGGCCGCCCCTGCCGCGACCGTTGGAAGGTGCGATGGGCTGGTGCTCTCCCGGCAGCACCACGACGACGAGGTCCACGAG GAATCCTCGTCGGTGTCGAGGGAGAACAGTCATAGTGGCGGTCGCCGTGGGGACCGGTTCGCGCCGCGGTTCGACGGCCTGCGCTTCATCGAGACGCTCGTCACGGCGCACCGCTGA